From Methanoculleus oceani, a single genomic window includes:
- a CDS encoding FmdE family protein, whose product MCNTSPPGTPGEAHDRFAEAVAFHGHVCPGLATGYRAAEIALSRLCSGRSKDEELVTIAETDACGVDAIQVLTGCTAGKGNLLFKDHGKHAFTFINRKTGAAIRVAANPSFNIDSLDPDLAPLRARVMQGRASGGEQAEFHERIHRIVDTIMEMPAEELFSIREVDVEIPERARIFSSVPCSKCGELAAESRIRVEDGKFVCYACSEEYSRRR is encoded by the coding sequence ATGTGTAACACCTCACCCCCCGGTACGCCGGGAGAAGCACACGACCGGTTCGCCGAAGCGGTCGCCTTTCACGGCCACGTCTGTCCCGGTCTCGCGACGGGCTACCGGGCCGCAGAGATCGCTCTCTCGCGGCTTTGTTCCGGCAGGTCGAAGGACGAGGAACTCGTCACCATCGCCGAGACCGACGCCTGCGGCGTCGATGCCATCCAGGTCCTGACGGGCTGCACCGCAGGAAAGGGAAACCTCCTCTTCAAGGACCACGGCAAGCATGCCTTCACGTTCATCAACCGCAAAACCGGGGCCGCGATCCGCGTGGCGGCAAACCCGTCGTTTAACATCGACTCGCTCGACCCCGACCTTGCGCCGCTCCGGGCGCGGGTGATGCAGGGCCGGGCCTCCGGCGGGGAGCAGGCCGAGTTCCACGAGCGGATCCACCGGATCGTCGACACCATCATGGAGATGCCCGCCGAAGAACTCTTCTCCATCCGGGAGGTCGATGTCGAGATCCCGGAGCGGGCGCGAATCTTTTCGTCGGTCCCGTGCTCGAAATGCGGCGAACTGGCCGCCGAGTCCCGGATCCGGGTCGAGGACGGGAAGTTCGTCTGCTACGCCTGCTCGGAGGAATACTCCCGGCGCCGGTGA
- the eif1A gene encoding translation initiation factor eIF-1A, which translates to MGGEAGEEIIRVRLPNKRNREMFASAELMLGANHIKIRCFDGVTRTGRIKGKIKKKVWIREGDVLIVVPWSFQDEKCDIIYRYTRPQVEWLRKNRYL; encoded by the coding sequence ATGGGAGGGGAGGCGGGAGAAGAGATTATCCGCGTGCGCCTGCCGAACAAGAGGAACCGGGAGATGTTCGCAAGCGCCGAACTGATGCTCGGGGCAAACCATATCAAGATCCGCTGCTTCGACGGGGTGACGCGCACCGGGCGGATCAAGGGTAAGATCAAGAAGAAGGTCTGGATACGGGAAGGAGATGTCCTGATTGTCGTCCCCTGGAGTTTCCAGGACGAGAAGTGCGATATCATCTACCGCTACACGAGACCCCAGGTGGAGTGGCTCCGGAAGAACCGGTATCTCTGA
- a CDS encoding DUF7287 family protein, whose translation MADDGAMSLDFLAGFTIFMLALIMVVSMVPGLLAGLESSGIDYDAVAYRTGVILVEDPGWPVYPPWEMNDGAHKDEIERIGLAISKDTPNILLSTKVDAFFNDSFFTPDDYRNLAIFGDIPYSYNISLRSLDGSYNHRTGDPLPPGYGYIRRVVKIKEPGVAEIVGNIASPYWTATPPSPTQTLTVRLDFARLLDPSVGPAYRLDPRVEPVNVTITNFGAYLNMTEPSTTNATLKSVTFWKKDPTRANPRFTRIPFSYNTEDPSLYTLSVDGNPNDLTPGGPVTDNISLVLKPAATSLFTLDQNSILDIRFAFEDDPPRTMLNGTYPYDYGTVTLPALKTGVLEVAIW comes from the coding sequence ATGGCCGACGACGGGGCGATGTCGCTTGACTTCCTCGCGGGGTTCACGATCTTCATGCTCGCCCTGATCATGGTGGTGAGCATGGTGCCGGGGCTCCTTGCAGGCCTCGAGAGCAGCGGCATCGACTACGACGCGGTCGCCTACCGGACGGGGGTGATCCTGGTCGAGGACCCCGGCTGGCCGGTCTACCCGCCCTGGGAGATGAACGACGGGGCCCATAAGGACGAGATCGAGCGGATCGGCCTTGCGATCTCGAAAGACACCCCGAACATCCTCCTCTCGACAAAGGTCGATGCGTTCTTCAACGACTCGTTCTTCACCCCGGATGACTACCGCAACCTGGCAATCTTCGGCGACATCCCTTACTCCTACAACATCTCGCTCCGGAGCCTGGACGGGTCGTATAATCACAGGACCGGCGATCCCCTCCCTCCCGGCTACGGCTACATCCGCCGGGTGGTGAAGATCAAGGAGCCGGGAGTGGCGGAGATCGTGGGAAATATTGCGTCACCGTACTGGACAGCCACCCCGCCGAGCCCGACCCAGACGCTCACTGTCCGGCTCGACTTCGCCCGCCTGCTGGACCCGTCCGTCGGCCCGGCTTACCGGCTCGACCCCCGGGTTGAGCCGGTGAACGTGACGATCACGAACTTCGGCGCGTACCTGAATATGACCGAGCCGTCTACCACGAACGCAACGCTCAAGAGTGTGACGTTCTGGAAGAAGGACCCGACGAGGGCGAACCCACGGTTCACCCGTATTCCGTTCTCGTACAATACGGAAGACCCGAGTCTCTACACCCTCTCCGTCGACGGGAATCCGAATGACCTCACGCCGGGCGGACCGGTCACCGACAACATCTCCCTTGTGCTGAAGCCGGCCGCCACCTCGCTCTTCACCCTGGACCAGAACAGCATCCTGGATATCCGGTTTGCCTTCGAGGACGACCCCCCGCGGACCATGCTCAACGGCACCTATCCGTATGACTACGGAACCGTCACCCTCCCCGCCCTGAAGACCGGCGTTCTGGAGGTGGCGATATGGTGA
- a CDS encoding DUF7289 family protein, with translation MNERAVSEAIGFVLILGIVISGIGLVTLYGYPVLIKEQSNTDVKNMERAMIVIQNDMKSLCYKNVPYKETSLQVSGGTLEVVNSTSYGGLINVSTGTESLNYSVGALIYRSDRGTEVITLENGAVMTRQEGSTGSAMLAEPRWFYDAPTGTFVIYIMNITTDDLMAKSGMGAVRMSLENVDTQVRTSPAAVTVTYTTDGDNNLSVAWDNYLTGISPSGTFPLTGVSKLVIKEYRIKIYDI, from the coding sequence ATGAATGAACGGGCGGTCTCCGAGGCGATCGGGTTTGTCCTGATCCTCGGGATCGTCATCAGCGGCATCGGTCTGGTCACGCTCTACGGCTACCCGGTGCTCATAAAGGAGCAGAGCAACACCGACGTAAAGAACATGGAGCGGGCGATGATCGTCATCCAGAACGACATGAAGAGCCTCTGCTACAAGAACGTGCCTTACAAGGAGACGTCGCTGCAGGTGAGCGGCGGGACGCTCGAGGTGGTCAACTCCACCAGTTACGGGGGGTTAATCAACGTCTCAACCGGCACCGAGTCCTTGAACTACTCAGTGGGCGCCCTGATCTACCGCTCCGATCGCGGCACCGAGGTGATCACCCTCGAGAACGGTGCGGTGATGACGCGCCAGGAGGGGTCGACGGGTTCGGCGATGCTCGCCGAGCCCCGGTGGTTCTATGACGCGCCCACGGGGACGTTTGTCATTTATATCATGAACATCACCACCGACGACCTGATGGCGAAATCGGGGATGGGGGCGGTGAGGATGAGCCTGGAGAACGTGGACACACAGGTTCGCACCTCTCCCGCCGCTGTCACGGTGACGTATACCACAGATGGCGATAATAACCTCTCTGTGGCGTGGGATAACTACCTGACCGGCATCAGCCCGAGCGGAACCTTCCCCCTGACAGGGGTAAGCAAACTCGTCATAAAAGAGTACAGGATCAAAATCTACGATATCTAA
- a CDS encoding metallophosphoesterase — translation MILKAPSTRYLALFMLILLPSMTGYMAWEGRAVDVTVLTIDGAPEGVVYITDPHVKESNIGHVREVISEVNRLNPSLVLIGGDFVTGEEEDFSSQEVWRSLDAPAYAVLGNHDYRVGTDGRTGIERLLATRASAMITADAYDVSALNDGSADTAFADDLTVALEENGVHVLRNDHARVPVGDEEIVIVGVDDGWAGMADPPEVPATDTFTVYLIHEPSCRADWDADLILAGHTHGGQFLFPVIAQLNDLGVVELAGMFETNGTPTYISRGVCSASFAGVDLRFNCRPEIVLINPTEEQLRTIGGSATPLPETGTA, via the coding sequence GTGATCCTGAAGGCTCCAAGCACACGGTACCTGGCGTTATTCATGCTCATCCTGCTTCCATCCATGACCGGCTACATGGCCTGGGAAGGACGGGCCGTCGACGTGACCGTCCTTACGATCGACGGGGCACCCGAAGGCGTCGTCTATATCACCGACCCTCACGTCAAGGAGTCCAACATCGGCCACGTCAGGGAGGTGATCTCCGAGGTCAACCGCTTAAACCCCTCCCTCGTCCTGATCGGCGGCGACTTCGTCACCGGCGAGGAAGAAGACTTCTCCTCCCAGGAGGTCTGGCGGTCGCTCGACGCACCGGCCTACGCCGTGCTCGGGAACCACGACTATCGGGTGGGGACCGACGGCCGGACGGGCATCGAGAGGCTGCTTGCCACCCGGGCTTCCGCCATGATCACCGCCGACGCATACGATGTCTCCGCCTTGAACGACGGTTCCGCCGATACCGCGTTCGCCGACGATCTCACCGTAGCGCTGGAGGAGAACGGCGTCCATGTCCTCAGGAACGACCACGCCCGGGTTCCGGTCGGGGATGAAGAGATCGTCATCGTCGGCGTCGATGACGGATGGGCCGGAATGGCCGACCCGCCCGAGGTTCCGGCGACGGATACGTTCACCGTCTACCTCATCCACGAGCCCTCCTGCAGGGCAGACTGGGACGCCGACCTCATCCTCGCCGGTCACACCCACGGCGGCCAGTTCCTCTTCCCGGTTATTGCACAGTTAAACGACCTCGGGGTCGTCGAACTTGCAGGTATGTTCGAGACGAACGGGACGCCGACCTACATCTCCCGCGGGGTCTGCAGCGCGAGTTTTGCGGGAGTGGATCTCCGGTTCAACTGCCGGCCCGAGATTGTCCTGATCAACCCGACCGAAGAACAGCTCCGGACGATCGGCGGGTCTGCAACCCCGCTCCCGGAGACCGGCACGGCATGA
- a CDS encoding DUF7288 family protein has translation MVNDGGQLYTMEGVAAGIIMLLTAYIVISTTSIYTAGDTHIPDMQLEQLGSDVLAMMDTPDTNGSDSRLVVLVKGGVPSGNTLRTEFLDNCKMRAGDDDDDLRAQVYLTHRTFSGDVNTIQLSPSDPGFTGRENAVRVTRWVHLPEGGYLSAFGIDTSRPHAALVEVLLWRA, from the coding sequence ATGGTGAACGACGGAGGACAGCTCTACACGATGGAGGGCGTCGCGGCCGGGATCATCATGCTCCTGACCGCGTACATCGTCATCAGCACGACGAGCATCTACACCGCGGGAGATACGCATATCCCGGATATGCAACTTGAGCAGCTCGGAAGCGACGTACTCGCGATGATGGATACGCCGGATACCAACGGAAGCGATAGCCGGCTGGTTGTGCTCGTCAAGGGTGGAGTCCCAAGTGGCAATACGCTCCGGACCGAGTTCCTCGATAACTGTAAGATGCGAGCAGGAGACGATGACGACGACCTCAGGGCCCAGGTCTACCTCACCCACAGGACATTCAGCGGTGACGTAAACACGATCCAGCTCTCACCGTCGGACCCCGGGTTCACCGGACGTGAGAACGCAGTGCGGGTGACACGGTGGGTACATCTGCCGGAAGGAGGTTACCTCTCCGCATTCGGTATTGATACTTCCCGGCCGCACGCCGCCCTCGTGGAGGTGCTGCTATGGCGTGCATGA